A part of Chlorocebus sabaeus isolate Y175 chromosome 4, mChlSab1.0.hap1, whole genome shotgun sequence genomic DNA contains:
- the ARRDC3 gene encoding arrestin domain-containing protein 3 isoform X2: MVVPKAAIYQTQAFYAKGKMKEVKQLVANLRGESLSSGKTETWNGKLLKIPPVSPSILDCSIIRVEYSLMVYVDIPGAMDLFLNLPLVIGTIPLHPFGSRTSSVSSQCSMNMNWLSLSLPERPEAPPSYAEVVTEEQRRNNLAPVNACDDFERALQGPLFAYIQEFRFLPPPLYSEIDPNPDQSADDRPSCPSR, encoded by the exons ATGGTGGTGCCAAAGGCAGCCATTTACCAAACACAGGCCTTCTATGCCAAAGGGAAAATGAAGGAAGTAAAACAGCTTGTGGCTAACTTGCGTGGGGAATCCTTATCATCTGGAAAGACAGAGACGTGGAATGGCAAGTTGCTGAAAATTCCACCAGTTTCTCCCTCTATCCTCGACTGTAGTATAATCCGTGTGGAATATTCACTAATG GTATATGTGGATATTCCTGGAGCTAtggatttatttcttaatttgccACTTGTCATCGGTACCATTCCTCTACATCCATTTGGTAGCAGAACCTCAAGTGTAAGCAGTCAGTGTAGCATGAATATGAACTGGCTCAGTTTATCACTTCCTGAAAGACCTGAAG CACCACCCAGCTATGCAGAAGTGGTAACAGAGGAACAAAGGCGGAACAATCTTGCACCAGTGAATGCTTGTGATGACTTTGAGAGAGCGCTTCAAGGACCACTGTTTGCATATATCCAGGAGTTTCGGTTCTTGCCTCCGCCTCTTTATTCAGAG ATTGATCCAaatcctgatcagtcagcagaTGACAGACCATCCTGCCCCTCTCGTTGA
- the ARRDC3 gene encoding arrestin domain-containing protein 3 isoform X1: MVLGKVKSLTISFDCLNDSNVPVYSSGDTVSGRVNLEVTGEIRVKSLKIHARGHAKVRWTESRNAGSNTAYTQNYTEEVEYFNHKDILIGHERDDDNSEEGFHTIHSGRHEYAFSFELPQTPLATSFEGRHGSVRYWVKAELHRPWLLPVKLKKEFTVFEHIDINTPSLLSPQAGTKEKTLCCWFCTSGPISLSAKIERKGYTPGESIQIFAEIENCSSRMVVPKAAIYQTQAFYAKGKMKEVKQLVANLRGESLSSGKTETWNGKLLKIPPVSPSILDCSIIRVEYSLMVYVDIPGAMDLFLNLPLVIGTIPLHPFGSRTSSVSSQCSMNMNWLSLSLPERPEAPPSYAEVVTEEQRRNNLAPVNACDDFERALQGPLFAYIQEFRFLPPPLYSEIDPNPDQSADDRPSCPSR; encoded by the exons atggtgctgggaaaggtGAAGAGTTTGACAATAAGCTTTGACTGTCTTAATGACAGCAATGTCCCTGTGTATTCTAGTGGGGATACTGTCTCAGGAAGGGTAAATTTAGAAGTTACTGGGGAAATCAGAGTAAAATCTCTTAAAATTCATGCAAGAGGACATGCGAAAGTACGCTGGACTGAATCTAGAAACGCCGGCTCCAATACTGCCTATACACAGAATTACACTGAAGAAGTAGAATATTTCAACCATAAAGACATCTTAATTGGGCACGAAAGAG atGATGATAATTCCGAAGAAGGCTTCCACACTATTCATTCAGGAAGGCATGAATATGCATTCAGCTTCGAGCTTCCACAGAC ACCACTTGCTACCTCATTCGAAGGCCGACATGGCAGTGTGCGCTATTGGGTGAAAGCCGAATTGCACAGGCCTTGGCTACTACCAGTAAAATTAAAGAAGGAATTTACAGTCTTTGAGCATATAGATATCAACACTCCTTCATTACTG TCACCCCAAGCAGGCACAAAAGAAAAGACACTCTGTTGCTGGTTCTGTACCTCAGGCCCAATATCCTTAAGTGCCAAAATTGAAAGGAAGGGCTATACCCCAG GTGAATCAATTCAGATATTTGCTGAGATTGAGAACTGCTCTTCCCGAATGGTGGTGCCAAAGGCAGCCATTTACCAAACACAGGCCTTCTATGCCAAAGGGAAAATGAAGGAAGTAAAACAGCTTGTGGCTAACTTGCGTGGGGAATCCTTATCATCTGGAAAGACAGAGACGTGGAATGGCAAGTTGCTGAAAATTCCACCAGTTTCTCCCTCTATCCTCGACTGTAGTATAATCCGTGTGGAATATTCACTAATG GTATATGTGGATATTCCTGGAGCTAtggatttatttcttaatttgccACTTGTCATCGGTACCATTCCTCTACATCCATTTGGTAGCAGAACCTCAAGTGTAAGCAGTCAGTGTAGCATGAATATGAACTGGCTCAGTTTATCACTTCCTGAAAGACCTGAAG CACCACCCAGCTATGCAGAAGTGGTAACAGAGGAACAAAGGCGGAACAATCTTGCACCAGTGAATGCTTGTGATGACTTTGAGAGAGCGCTTCAAGGACCACTGTTTGCATATATCCAGGAGTTTCGGTTCTTGCCTCCGCCTCTTTATTCAGAG ATTGATCCAaatcctgatcagtcagcagaTGACAGACCATCCTGCCCCTCTCGTTGA